A stretch of Pyrenophora tritici-repentis strain M4 chromosome 7, whole genome shotgun sequence DNA encodes these proteins:
- a CDS encoding EMP24-GP25L domain containing protein produces the protein MRSILTLLSALLAYTTVVYATALTYRLEAHERACFYAQVENKGTKLAFYFAVQSGGAFDVDYTVIGPTDKIILDGTKERQGDFVFTANDVGEYRFCFSNEMSTFAEKMVDFEIAVENEAARAKIPSKQGSSPEQTSVLEESILKLSAQLSTISRNQKYFRTRENRNFSTVKSTEKRIFNFSLMESGLIMTMAGLQVFIVRFFFQGARKGYV, from the exons ATGCGGTCAATTCTCACACTTCTCAGCGCATTGCTGGCATATACTACGGTCGTATACGCCACTGCGCTAACATATAGGCTGGAGGCACACGAGAGAGCGTGCTTCTATGCGCAAGTGGAAAACAAGGGGACCAAACTGGCCTTTTACTTTGCT GTTCAATCTGGCGGTGCATTCGATGTCGACTACACAGTCATCGGTCCCACGGACAAGATCATCCTCGACGGTACCAAGGAGCGCCAGGGTGATTTTGTCTTCACCGCCAACGACGTAGGCGAATACCGCTTCTGCTTCAGCAACGAAATGAGCACATTTGCCGAAAAGATGGTGGATTTCGAAATCGCT GTCGAAAACGAAGCCGCGCGCGCCAAAATCCCCTCCAAACAAGGTTCCTCCCCCGAACAGACCTCTGTCCTCGAAGAATCTATCCTCAAGCTCTCGGCTCAACTCTCCACAATATCCCGCAACCAAAAGTACTTCCGCACGCGCGAGAACCGCAATTTCAGCACGGTCAAGAGCACCGAGAAGAGGATATTCAACTTTAGTTTGATGGAGTCTGGGCTCATTATGACCATGGCGGGCTTACAGGTCTTTATTGTTCGCTTCTTCTTCCAGGGCGCGAGGAAAG GTTACGTATGA